Proteins encoded by one window of Candidatus Odinarchaeum yellowstonii:
- a CDS encoding DNA-directed RNA polymerase subunit K, with protein sequence MKNINNMSEDSSPTKKRAAKKPVVKKLGETEFIIKIGPPVLTRYERSRIIGARALQISMGAPILVDSQGKMDPIQIAEEELKNLILPIMVTRTLPSGESQSIPIKVLMSGS encoded by the coding sequence GTGAAGAATATTAATAATATGTCTGAAGATTCCTCCCCAACTAAAAAAAGAGCGGCTAAAAAACCAGTGGTGAAAAAATTAGGTGAAACAGAGTTCATTATTAAAATCGGTCCACCAGTTTTAACCAGATATGAGCGTAGTCGGATCATAGGTGCGCGTGCCTTACAAATATCAATGGGCGCTCCTATCCTAGTAGATTCTCAGGGTAAAATGGATCCTATTCAAATAGCTGAAGAAGAACTTAAAAACCTAATACTACCTATCATGGTGACTAGGACACTCCCATCCGGTGAATCTCAGAGTATCCCGATAAAAGTTTTAATGAGCGGTTCTTAA
- a CDS encoding sulfite exporter TauE/SafE family protein, with protein MIGIGGNSLLIPILVIFLNLDIHVAIATMVFSSLFIGLSSLIVYFKNRVVDFKLAVLMEAGTIPGAFLAPHISILIPTEILTYIFVAAMILISGYMGLSNHFKPAADNGKCNISKSAPQKYYWIREYHYKDESRIAVVNVPLTITISFIIGLIVGLIGVAGGTMKVPFLTLVCGLPMIIAVGTAFLMITLTSISASLGYVFYGLIDFSIAIAIIIGLIIGSQLGSRVALKTSQKKLKIIFSIVLFLISIMMLLT; from the coding sequence ATGATCGGGATAGGCGGAAACTCTTTACTTATACCTATACTAGTCATTTTTTTAAATCTAGATATACATGTAGCTATAGCTACAATGGTGTTCAGTTCTCTTTTCATTGGTTTATCTTCTCTAATAGTCTATTTTAAAAATCGAGTTGTTGATTTCAAGTTAGCTGTGTTAATGGAGGCGGGGACCATCCCTGGGGCCTTCTTAGCCCCTCACATATCTATTTTAATACCGACAGAGATTTTAACATATATATTCGTCGCAGCTATGATTTTAATATCCGGCTACATGGGGTTATCTAATCATTTTAAGCCGGCTGCTGATAATGGAAAATGCAATATTTCAAAATCAGCGCCACAAAAATATTATTGGATTCGAGAATACCACTATAAAGATGAGAGCAGAATAGCTGTTGTCAACGTTCCTTTAACTATAACAATTTCTTTTATAATAGGGTTGATAGTAGGGTTGATAGGTGTAGCTGGTGGCACTATGAAAGTTCCCTTTCTAACCCTAGTATGCGGGCTTCCCATGATTATCGCTGTCGGAACCGCTTTTTTAATGATAACTTTAACATCTATCTCGGCATCTTTAGGTTATGTTTTCTATGGTTTAATAGATTTTTCAATAGCTATAGCTATTATAATAGGTTTAATAATAGGTTCACAGCTCGGATCCAGAGTTGCTTTAAAAACATCTCAAAAAAAGCTTAAAATAATTTTTAGCATAGTATTATTTTTAATCTCTATAATGATGCTCCTCACATAA
- a CDS encoding dipeptide ABC transporter ATP-binding protein, giving the protein MPQPLIQVKNLVKHFPIYGGVLLKQVGVVHAVDGVSFEINKKSTLGLVGESGCGKTTVGRCTIRLIEPTSGEIYYNGENILKLNKKELNKFRCRAQIVFQNPHASLNPRMKIKDILSEPIKIHKLLPKSEIESRVLQLINEVALEPSHLVRYPHEFSGGQKQRIVIARALAVNPEFIVLDEPTSALDVSVQAQILNLLTDLQQKFNLTYLFITHNLNICRHISDEIAVMYVGKIVEKAGADELFEEPLHPYTQALLSANPIPDPEAKRSKIILTGEVPSPINPPKGCRFHPRCPRKMEVCDKTEPPYIEVKPNHYVACYLYSK; this is encoded by the coding sequence TTGCCACAACCATTAATTCAAGTAAAAAATTTAGTTAAACACTTCCCGATCTACGGTGGAGTTCTTCTTAAACAAGTGGGGGTAGTTCACGCTGTTGACGGCGTTTCCTTCGAAATTAATAAAAAGTCTACGTTAGGCTTGGTTGGCGAAAGCGGATGCGGTAAAACAACCGTCGGACGTTGTACTATTAGACTTATCGAGCCTACTTCAGGTGAAATATACTATAATGGGGAGAACATTCTGAAGCTTAACAAAAAAGAACTTAATAAATTCCGTTGTAGAGCACAGATTGTTTTTCAAAACCCTCATGCATCTCTAAACCCGAGAATGAAAATAAAAGATATATTATCTGAACCTATTAAAATTCACAAGCTACTCCCTAAAAGCGAGATTGAAAGCCGGGTTTTGCAATTAATCAACGAGGTTGCTTTAGAACCTAGCCACCTTGTCAGATACCCGCATGAGTTTAGCGGCGGTCAGAAGCAGCGCATCGTCATCGCGAGAGCGCTTGCAGTTAACCCCGAGTTTATCGTATTAGATGAACCAACTTCAGCTCTAGATGTATCTGTGCAAGCTCAAATATTAAATCTATTAACGGATCTTCAACAAAAATTTAATTTAACATATTTATTTATCACACACAACCTTAACATTTGCAGACATATAAGCGATGAAATCGCCGTAATGTATGTTGGTAAAATAGTTGAGAAAGCTGGTGCGGATGAACTTTTCGAGGAACCGCTTCACCCTTATACTCAGGCGCTTCTATCAGCTAACCCTATCCCTGATCCTGAGGCTAAGAGAAGTAAGATAATACTGACAGGCGAGGTTCCTAGTCCTATAAACCCTCCGAAGGGTTGTAGATTTCACCCCCGTTGTCCGAGAAAAATGGAGGTATGTGATAAAACCGAACCTCCTTATATCGAGGTTAAACCTAACCATTACGTTGCATGCTACCTTTACTCGAAATAG
- a CDS encoding ABC transporter ATP-binding protein produces the protein MTQKVPIIIAENVSKEYRRGKEIVKALVKVNLEIYEGERVCFFGPSGSGKTTLLNVLSGLDQPTSGRVILDGSDTRELDERIFPKIRREKIGFIFQDFNLIPDLTVIENVSSPLWPTDMKSKKIEELAISVLREVDLVDRKDHLPKQLSGGEQQRTAIARALITRPKILFADEPTGNLDSKTGLEIMNLLKKINSNEKTTIVVVTHDENLLKFASRVFEVVDGKISLSKRGQ, from the coding sequence ATGACACAGAAAGTACCTATTATTATCGCGGAAAATGTTTCTAAAGAATATAGACGTGGAAAAGAAATAGTTAAAGCCTTAGTTAAAGTAAACTTGGAGATATACGAAGGGGAGCGTGTCTGCTTTTTTGGACCTAGTGGAAGCGGCAAAACAACTTTACTTAACGTTCTAAGCGGTTTAGATCAGCCTACCAGCGGTAGAGTGATATTAGACGGATCTGATACAAGAGAGCTTGATGAGCGGATCTTCCCGAAGATTAGAAGAGAGAAAATCGGGTTCATATTCCAAGATTTTAACCTAATCCCTGATTTAACTGTTATAGAAAATGTTTCATCACCACTTTGGCCTACTGATATGAAATCTAAGAAAATAGAGGAGCTAGCCATTTCAGTTCTCCGTGAAGTTGACCTAGTTGACAGAAAAGATCACCTCCCTAAACAACTTTCAGGAGGTGAGCAGCAGCGAACTGCTATAGCCCGTGCTTTAATTACGCGACCTAAAATTTTATTCGCTGATGAGCCTACAGGTAACCTAGACTCTAAGACTGGTTTAGAAATCATGAATTTATTGAAAAAAATAAACTCTAACGAGAAAACGACTATCGTAGTTGTTACACATGATGAAAACCTTCTTAAATTCGCTAGCAGGGTTTTCGAGGTGGTTGATGGTAAAATCTCCTTATCTAAACGTGGGCAATGA
- a CDS encoding ABC transporter permease: MSDSDVSSEYKRLDESRFHVAVEDLTLRMVERTRFQRFLDFLSRLKNPLTIIGIIIVAALIFAAVLAPFIAPYNPIAVDLSSKNLPPSLDHLFGTDGFGRDIFSRILYGAQISLFVGIVSVLGAVAVGVPLGIFSAYRGGYIDTLIMRVMDIMLAFPSIILAIAIAMVIGAGIHAVTIAILVVSIPIYARIARGSALSVIQETYIEAARAIGAPAIRIIFRHILPNILAPILVEMTLDIGSAVLSLAGLSFLGLGAPPPYTYDWGRMISDNFSYQAVTRYWWQLTFPGLAIVFCVLGWNLLGDGLRDAMDPKLRLKISKQAKKIIKEMKLKKRANTRKTVGEVS; this comes from the coding sequence TTGAGCGATAGCGACGTGTCATCTGAGTATAAACGTTTAGATGAGTCTAGATTTCACGTAGCCGTTGAGGATTTAACGCTGAGAATGGTAGAGCGGACGCGCTTTCAGCGTTTTCTCGATTTTTTATCCCGTCTTAAGAATCCGTTGACGATTATCGGAATCATTATCGTGGCGGCTTTGATTTTCGCCGCTGTTTTAGCACCGTTCATCGCCCCTTATAATCCTATAGCAGTAGATTTATCTTCTAAAAATCTTCCGCCGAGCTTAGATCATCTTTTTGGAACAGACGGATTCGGCCGCGATATATTTAGCCGGATATTATACGGCGCTCAAATATCTTTATTCGTTGGCATAGTCTCCGTTTTAGGTGCTGTAGCTGTAGGTGTGCCTTTAGGTATTTTCTCAGCTTATAGAGGCGGCTACATTGACACTTTAATAATGAGAGTAATGGATATTATGCTAGCCTTCCCAAGCATTATTTTAGCCATCGCCATCGCTATGGTTATAGGCGCAGGTATTCACGCTGTAACTATCGCTATATTAGTTGTTTCAATACCGATCTATGCTAGAATCGCTAGAGGCTCAGCTTTATCTGTTATACAGGAAACTTATATTGAAGCCGCCAGAGCTATAGGCGCCCCTGCTATTCGTATAATATTCCGGCATATTCTCCCTAACATATTAGCGCCTATACTAGTTGAGATGACACTGGACATAGGGTCAGCTGTCTTATCTCTTGCAGGTTTAAGTTTTCTAGGATTAGGCGCTCCCCCACCTTACACTTATGACTGGGGTAGGATGATAAGCGATAACTTCAGTTATCAAGCTGTTACACGATACTGGTGGCAGTTAACTTTCCCCGGGCTTGCTATTGTATTCTGCGTGTTAGGTTGGAATCTACTAGGCGACGGTTTAAGAGATGCGATGGATCCTAAACTTCGATTAAAAATATCTAAGCAGGCTAAAAAAATAATTAAAGAGATGAAACTGAAGAAACGTGCTAATACTAGAAAAACGGTGGGGGAGGTTAGTTGA
- a CDS encoding ABC transporter substrate-binding protein, which produces MRKSAKYSLALVLILSLAASGIILLSPIKAQAVTTKLRIAQGGDPITLDPYDSWDSASNDVILNIYDQLVMYTPSTLNFRPGLAVGWQILPNTTIIFNIRRNVTFHNGDPMTPYDVWWSLQRMLPLYLRSALFNSTYINNATANPHHWNWSEYDNDRESFVWLLFENIKDIRMADIGFWGNTTYTGENATAGDGWDEIVVEFSEPFAPGLSLFSYAATSVVNWKVATELGPSGMKFAPVGAGTGPFKFKSWIFNYKVVLEKWDNYWGQKPHVDEVEFQTILSASSRTLAIKTGMVDLLYPEAADWYDLKDDPNIETWQEAGLGTRYIGFQCLQNKTGRMFGILSNATVRKALSYAINYDEIINGELFLNGLATRMTQPVVPAISWAYNASIKPEDEGGILPIYNITKANEILDSLGLSDVDGDGIRDIKGWTNSSDDFTLIYGYNLGNAVRERVGLLLQDSFEKIGIRLIIQGDEWSVFLYDKLVNGEYDLWMLGWGPDYIDPDTYFYPLFHSDFIWSTNGAGVNISTVDYLLEQARAETNQTIRAQLYMNATNILINEYVWAWCYIPDNLYAWRTTVTGFTHSPLDQMDDLEYVQITPSAGAGIPIEVIGIIVGVVVAVAVIGGIAYWRKGAAA; this is translated from the coding sequence ATGAGGAAGAGTGCAAAATATAGTTTAGCTCTAGTTTTAATACTCTCCCTCGCCGCAAGCGGTATCATATTGCTATCGCCTATAAAAGCTCAAGCCGTGACCACGAAACTTAGAATAGCTCAAGGCGGTGACCCTATAACATTAGACCCATACGATTCATGGGATTCAGCTTCAAACGATGTTATACTCAATATATATGATCAGCTGGTCATGTATACTCCATCAACGTTAAACTTCAGACCAGGATTAGCTGTCGGCTGGCAAATTCTACCTAACACAACGATAATATTCAATATAAGACGTAACGTAACATTCCACAACGGAGATCCGATGACACCCTACGATGTATGGTGGAGTTTGCAAAGAATGCTTCCACTCTATCTTAGAAGCGCATTATTCAACAGCACTTATATAAACAACGCTACTGCTAACCCGCATCACTGGAATTGGAGTGAATACGACAATGACAGAGAGAGCTTCGTTTGGCTTCTATTCGAAAACATTAAAGATATTCGAATGGCTGACATAGGCTTCTGGGGTAACACAACATATACAGGTGAGAATGCTACCGCCGGCGATGGGTGGGATGAAATAGTAGTCGAATTCTCTGAGCCGTTCGCGCCCGGTCTCTCATTATTCTCGTATGCAGCTACTTCGGTTGTTAACTGGAAGGTTGCAACTGAGCTTGGACCTTCCGGTATGAAGTTCGCTCCTGTAGGTGCTGGAACAGGCCCCTTCAAATTCAAGTCATGGATATTCAACTATAAGGTGGTTTTAGAGAAATGGGATAACTACTGGGGACAGAAACCTCATGTTGATGAAGTGGAGTTTCAGACCATACTCTCCGCATCCTCTAGAACCTTAGCTATTAAAACAGGGATGGTTGATCTATTATACCCTGAGGCTGCTGACTGGTATGATCTGAAAGATGATCCTAATATCGAGACATGGCAGGAAGCAGGTCTTGGAACCAGATACATTGGATTCCAATGCTTGCAGAATAAAACTGGGAGAATGTTCGGTATTCTATCTAATGCAACTGTTAGAAAAGCTTTAAGCTACGCTATCAACTATGATGAAATAATTAACGGTGAATTATTCCTTAACGGCTTAGCAACAAGAATGACCCAGCCTGTGGTTCCAGCTATTTCATGGGCTTATAATGCTTCTATAAAACCTGAAGACGAGGGTGGCATACTACCAATCTATAATATAACTAAAGCTAATGAAATACTTGACTCACTCGGTTTATCAGACGTGGACGGTGACGGAATAAGAGATATTAAAGGTTGGACTAACTCAAGCGACGATTTTACGCTAATATACGGCTACAACCTAGGTAACGCGGTTAGAGAAAGAGTAGGTCTCCTACTTCAAGATAGTTTCGAGAAAATAGGCATTAGGCTAATTATTCAAGGCGATGAGTGGAGTGTCTTCTTATACGATAAATTAGTGAATGGAGAGTACGATCTGTGGATGTTAGGCTGGGGCCCAGACTACATCGACCCTGATACATACTTCTACCCGTTATTCCACAGCGACTTCATATGGAGTACTAACGGTGCTGGTGTTAATATTTCAACTGTAGACTATCTATTAGAGCAGGCTAGAGCTGAAACTAATCAAACAATAAGAGCGCAACTATACATGAACGCTACAAATATTCTAATCAATGAATACGTGTGGGCTTGGTGCTATATTCCAGATAACTTATATGCTTGGCGCACCACAGTCACAGGGTTCACGCACAGTCCACTAGATCAGATGGATGATCTTGAGTACGTTCAGATAACTCCAAGCGCTGGAGCCGGTATACCAATAGAAGTAATAGGTATCATAGTCGGAGTGGTTGTAGCTGTCGCCGTCATAGGCGGCATAGCCTACTGGCGGAAGGGAGCTGCAGCTTAA
- a CDS encoding SIS domain-containing protein codes for MTGEEASTTKKAISSFLDIIEHNIKDIDNSQIERMVNEIIYTKAKGGRIFVAGTGRTGLMAKAFAMRLYHLGFDVVILGETIVPSASKRDCVITISGSGKTDFTVDTASIAKRIGTRVIAITSNPDSPLAKLADILVIVKGRTKDSEADKSISINGAKLETIKWDARQLTGIHAPLSPLGSLFELTLMMFLEGIIATLIERLNLSEEEIKARHANIETISS; via the coding sequence TTGACTGGTGAAGAAGCCTCAACTACCAAGAAGGCTATTTCATCCTTCTTAGATATCATTGAACACAACATTAAAGATATTGATAACAGTCAAATCGAGCGGATGGTTAATGAAATAATATATACTAAAGCAAAAGGTGGTAGAATCTTCGTAGCCGGGACCGGTAGAACAGGTTTAATGGCTAAAGCATTCGCTATGCGACTGTACCATTTAGGTTTTGACGTTGTAATCCTCGGCGAGACCATTGTTCCAAGCGCTTCTAAAAGAGACTGCGTTATAACGATATCCGGTTCAGGTAAAACTGATTTCACAGTTGACACAGCGTCAATCGCTAAAAGAATAGGAACCAGAGTGATCGCTATTACCAGTAACCCTGACTCACCTTTAGCCAAGTTGGCTGATATCCTGGTAATCGTTAAAGGGAGAACTAAAGACTCTGAAGCGGATAAATCGATTTCTATCAACGGAGCTAAACTTGAAACAATAAAATGGGATGCTAGACAATTAACGGGGATACATGCACCTCTAAGCCCGTTAGGCTCATTATTTGAGTTAACTTTGATGATGTTTCTTGAAGGAATCATCGCTACGTTGATTGAAAGATTAAACTTATCTGAAGAGGAGATTAAAGCCAGGCACGCTAACATTGAAACTATCAGTTCATGA
- a CDS encoding ABC transporter permease — translation MRGLYAYIIRRLILLIPVTLGVMLITFILIHSIPGNPIAYLGGSGKLPPDAVAKLVKIYGLDQPLFVQFFLYLANIFQGNLGTSISVNPGASITDLILTAFPHTVELTIYSSIIMVLVGIPAGVISAKKRNSLTDNVTRVGALIGVSMPVFWLGIMLQIVFGVAIPIFPLLWAGIHEPAIKATGIYLIDGFLSLDFRTIVDSIMHYALPSIALGALSLSIVTRMVRSSMLEVLGEDYIRTARAKGCSENATIYRHALRNSLLPATTVIGLQIGGLLGGAVLTETVFAIPGVGRLITDAILKYDYPLVMAGVLFIAIIYIIANLVVDVLYAYLDPRIRY, via the coding sequence ATGAGAGGTTTATACGCATATATTATTAGGCGTTTAATTCTCCTTATCCCCGTGACTTTAGGGGTTATGTTAATCACATTCATTCTAATTCACTCTATTCCAGGTAACCCTATCGCTTATCTGGGCGGCTCAGGTAAGCTCCCACCTGACGCTGTAGCGAAACTAGTAAAAATTTATGGTTTAGATCAACCTTTATTCGTTCAATTCTTTCTTTATTTAGCTAATATTTTTCAAGGTAATCTAGGGACCTCTATATCTGTGAACCCTGGGGCGAGTATAACAGATCTGATATTAACAGCTTTCCCGCATACAGTGGAGCTTACGATCTACTCATCTATCATAATGGTTCTGGTGGGTATCCCAGCGGGGGTTATATCCGCGAAGAAGAGAAACTCTTTAACAGATAATGTGACTCGTGTAGGGGCTTTAATCGGTGTTTCAATGCCGGTGTTCTGGCTTGGTATAATGCTTCAGATAGTATTCGGTGTTGCTATACCTATTTTTCCGCTTCTATGGGCTGGAATACATGAGCCTGCTATTAAAGCGACTGGGATATATCTTATAGATGGTTTTCTAAGCTTAGATTTCAGAACGATCGTGGATAGCATAATGCATTACGCTTTACCTTCGATAGCTTTAGGCGCTTTATCTCTTTCAATAGTGACTAGGATGGTTCGCTCTAGTATGTTAGAGGTGCTGGGAGAAGACTATATTCGCACCGCTAGAGCTAAAGGCTGCTCTGAAAACGCTACTATATACAGGCATGCTTTGCGTAACTCGCTTCTACCGGCGACAACTGTTATAGGGTTACAGATCGGTGGTTTGCTGGGTGGTGCTGTTTTAACGGAGACGGTTTTCGCTATTCCAGGTGTAGGCCGCCTTATCACAGACGCTATCTTAAAATACGACTACCCGCTGGTAATGGCGGGTGTGTTATTTATAGCTATAATTTATATAATAGCGAACTTAGTTGTAGACGTGCTTTACGCTTACCTTGATCCGAGAATAAGATACTAG
- a CDS encoding methionine synthase, with product MLKTLKPLLKTVIGSYPVNGLTGLEAVKNAVEKQLKAGVELVSDGQTRRDMISYFTDHIPGFLIQDKQAKIVDKINPPEKTPILEDLVYASSFLKEGCFLKAIITGPVTLVASAKIDKSSPYHGFLDQKLYVDLGEALKREAELLLKSGAAFLQIDEPFYSVGAPIELGKLAIKIITENVKVPVGLHVCGDIRKVFSRLVSIEGVDVLSLEFAASPSNFTVINKQDLEKYDKILGVGCVNSQSSIVESVSSIKEILVKASSILNSNNFIVHPDCGLRLLPGEVAYSKLVNMGVAVSELTLIS from the coding sequence TTGTTAAAAACGTTAAAACCCTTACTGAAAACCGTGATCGGAAGCTACCCTGTTAACGGATTAACAGGTTTGGAAGCTGTTAAAAACGCTGTTGAGAAGCAATTGAAAGCCGGTGTTGAACTAGTAAGCGACGGTCAGACTCGTAGAGACATGATCTCCTATTTCACAGATCACATACCCGGCTTTCTGATTCAAGATAAGCAGGCTAAAATAGTTGATAAAATCAATCCCCCTGAAAAAACCCCTATACTAGAAGATTTAGTCTACGCTAGCAGTTTTTTAAAAGAAGGTTGTTTTCTTAAAGCTATTATAACTGGTCCTGTAACCTTAGTTGCTTCAGCTAAAATTGATAAGTCCTCTCCTTACCACGGATTTTTAGATCAGAAGCTTTACGTTGATTTAGGAGAAGCTCTTAAAAGAGAAGCTGAGCTTTTATTAAAAAGTGGTGCTGCTTTCCTACAAATAGATGAGCCATTCTACTCTGTTGGAGCCCCTATAGAGCTAGGTAAACTCGCTATTAAAATCATCACCGAGAATGTTAAGGTACCTGTAGGTCTTCATGTTTGCGGAGATATTAGAAAAGTTTTCTCAAGGCTTGTGTCAATTGAAGGCGTAGACGTTTTAAGCTTAGAGTTCGCGGCTTCTCCTAGTAATTTCACAGTTATTAATAAACAAGATTTAGAGAAATACGATAAAATTCTAGGAGTTGGATGTGTTAACTCGCAGAGTAGTATTGTGGAGTCTGTTAGCTCAATTAAAGAGATTTTAGTTAAAGCTTCTTCGATATTAAACTCGAATAATTTCATCGTTCACCCTGATTGCGGTCTAAGACTTCTACCAGGTGAAGTAGCTTACAGCAAGCTTGTGAATATGGGGGTGGCTGTGAGCGAGCTTACTTTAATTTCTTAA
- a CDS encoding ABC transporter ATP-binding protein — translation MTENVLLNIRNLKTHFFTEEGVVQALDGVSLEVYEREIIGLVGETGSGKSVTALSVMRLLPQPGFIVEGEIIFKGKPLHLISEEEMRQIRGKEITMIFQDPMNALNPVFTVGNQIAETIMLHNDVTYREAFNQSIELLRRLNIPRPERIVNSYPHELSGGMKQRIQIAIGLACQPALLIADEPTTALDATIEVQVLELIKKLRDEFNTSIMLITHDLGIIAEMCERVVVMYAGSVVEKADVKTIFKNPLHPYTQALLDAIPYAERKKKTKLTTIPGNVPNLINPPSGCRFHPRCKHAMKVCQTCKPLLLEEQPGHWVSCFLYSKNRERGLSEGGLFEPLPGRVIY, via the coding sequence TTGACGGAGAATGTTTTACTGAATATTCGGAATCTTAAAACTCACTTCTTCACAGAGGAGGGTGTTGTTCAAGCTCTAGACGGTGTGAGCTTAGAAGTTTATGAACGAGAAATCATAGGATTGGTTGGTGAAACCGGCTCAGGTAAATCTGTCACCGCCCTCTCAGTTATGCGTCTTCTACCGCAACCAGGATTCATAGTTGAGGGTGAAATTATTTTTAAAGGTAAACCTTTACATTTAATAAGCGAAGAGGAGATGCGTCAAATCCGGGGTAAAGAAATAACTATGATATTTCAAGATCCGATGAATGCTTTGAACCCTGTTTTCACAGTCGGTAACCAGATAGCTGAGACTATAATGCTTCACAACGATGTTACTTATAGGGAAGCTTTCAACCAGTCTATTGAACTTTTAAGAAGATTGAATATACCTAGACCTGAGAGAATAGTGAACTCTTACCCTCATGAACTTAGCGGTGGTATGAAGCAACGTATTCAAATAGCTATAGGTTTAGCATGCCAACCAGCCTTGTTAATAGCAGACGAACCCACCACTGCTTTAGACGCAACTATAGAGGTTCAGGTTCTTGAACTTATCAAAAAACTAAGAGATGAGTTTAACACATCTATTATGCTTATAACTCATGATCTAGGTATTATCGCGGAGATGTGCGAGCGAGTAGTGGTTATGTACGCTGGTAGCGTCGTTGAGAAAGCTGACGTTAAAACAATTTTCAAGAACCCCCTCCACCCTTATACTCAAGCATTACTAGACGCTATACCATACGCGGAGAGGAAGAAGAAAACTAAGCTTACAACGATCCCTGGGAATGTCCCTAATCTGATAAACCCGCCTTCAGGCTGTCGTTTTCACCCTCGTTGCAAGCACGCTATGAAAGTCTGCCAGACATGTAAGCCACTGTTATTAGAGGAGCAGCCCGGCCACTGGGTTTCATGCTTCCTATACTCTAAGAACAGGGAGCGTGGTTTAAGTGAAGGAGGGCTGTTTGAGCCCTTACCCGGTAGAGTCATCTACTAA